Within Bradymonas sediminis, the genomic segment TAGAACTCCTCGCGCAGCCTCGGGATCGCCTCAAGAGCGTGCTCCAGGCCTTCGGCGGTGCGCTCAATGCCCACGTCATCCCACAGGATTTTGCCGAGTTCGCTATAGATGTCGATGACGGTGCGCCGCTCTTCGGCGGGCTTTTTGAGCGCCAGCTCGTTGAGCTTAAGCAGCTCGTCGATATTGGCGCGCACGTCTTTCTCGACCGCCTTGAACTCGGCCTGGTCGTCTTTGACCGGCGTGAGGTTGAAGCGCTCGGTGGCCAGGTAGTTGCTGACCGAAGCCGGCACAATGAAATAGCCGTCGGCCAGACCCTGCATCAGCGCGCTCGCGCCCAGGCGGTTGGCGCCGTGGTCGCTGAAGTTCGCCTCGCCGGCCACGAAGAGCCCGGGCAGGTTGCTCATCAGGTCGTAGTCAACCCACAGACCACCCATCACATAGTGAACCGCCGGGAAGATGCGCATCGGCTGCTCATAGGGATTCTCGTCGGTGATCTTCTGGTACATATCGAAGAGGTTGCCGTATTTGGCCTCAATCGCGGCTTTGCCCTTCTCTTTGATCGCCGTGGAGAAGTCCAGATAGACAGCGTTTCGCAGCGGGCCGACACCGTAACCCTGCTTGACCATATAATGGGCGTTACGCGAGGCCACGTCGCGCGGCACCAGGTTTCCGAAGGCGGGGTATTTGCGCTCCAGATAATAGTCGCGGTCTTCGGGCGGGATCGAGTTCGGCGGCTTGCCGACGTCCTCTTTATTCTTGGGCACCCAGATGCGTCCGTCGTTTCGCAGACTCTCACTCATGAGCGTGCGCTTGGACTGATACTCGGTCGAGGCCGGGATGCAGGTCGGGTGAATCTGGACGTAGGACGGGTTCGCCATCAGCGCGCCGCGCTTGTGGCAGCGCCAGGCGGCGGTCGCGTTCGAGTTCACCGCGTTGGTCGACAGGAAGTACGCGCGACCATAACCGCCGGTGCAAAGGACCACGGCGTCAGCGGCGTGGCGCTCCAGCGCGCCGGTGAAGAGGTTGCGCGTGATGATGCCGCGGGCGCGCCCGTCGACCATCACCAGGTCCAGCATCTCGCGGTGAGCGAACATCTCACAATTGCCGCCGTCGACCTGGCGCATCAGCGCGCCGTAGGCGCCCAGCAGCAATTGCTGGCCCGTCTGGCCGCGTGCATAGAAGGTTCGCGAAACCAGCGCGCCACCGAAGGAGCGCGTCGCCAGCTCGCCGCCGTACTCACGCGCGAACGGCACGCCCTGGGCGACCGCCTGGTCGATGATATTCGAGCTAAGCTGGGCGAGCCGGTAGGTGTTGGCCTCGCGCGAGCGATAGTCGCCGCCTTTGATCGTGTCATAAAAAAGACCCCAGGTGCTGTCACCGTCGTTGGGGTAGTTTTTATTGGCGTTGATACCGCCCTGAGCCGCGATGGAGTGCGCACGCCGGGGCGAATCCGAGATGCAAAAGTTCTTAACCTTATAGCCCATCTCCGCCAGCGAGGCCGCCGAGGACGCCCCCGCCAGACCGGTTCCGACCACAATAATGGTGTGCTTTTTCTTATTATTGGGGGAAACCAGCCCGTAATGGTGCTTGCGGTTATCCCACTTCTCGTGAAGCGGACCTTCTGGGACTTTCGATTCCAACTTCGTCATGGCAACGACTCGTTCACTTAGATATTAACATGCTACGCGAGCCCGACGGGCTCGCAGGCGGGTGCCCAAAAAACTTAGAGGCTTCCGACGTACAAATAGATCGGCAGGACGAAGAACCCCAGGGCGAGCAGCAGGCCG encodes:
- a CDS encoding fumarate reductase/succinate dehydrogenase flavoprotein subunit gives rise to the protein MTKLESKVPEGPLHEKWDNRKHHYGLVSPNNKKKHTIIVVGTGLAGASSAASLAEMGYKVKNFCISDSPRRAHSIAAQGGINANKNYPNDGDSTWGLFYDTIKGGDYRSREANTYRLAQLSSNIIDQAVAQGVPFAREYGGELATRSFGGALVSRTFYARGQTGQQLLLGAYGALMRQVDGGNCEMFAHREMLDLVMVDGRARGIITRNLFTGALERHAADAVVLCTGGYGRAYFLSTNAVNSNATAAWRCHKRGALMANPSYVQIHPTCIPASTEYQSKRTLMSESLRNDGRIWVPKNKEDVGKPPNSIPPEDRDYYLERKYPAFGNLVPRDVASRNAHYMVKQGYGVGPLRNAVYLDFSTAIKEKGKAAIEAKYGNLFDMYQKITDENPYEQPMRIFPAVHYVMGGLWVDYDLMSNLPGLFVAGEANFSDHGANRLGASALMQGLADGYFIVPASVSNYLATERFNLTPVKDDQAEFKAVEKDVRANIDELLKLNELALKKPAEERRTVIDIYSELGKILWDDVGIERTAEGLEHALEAIPRLREEFYSGVLIPGSDDTFNKYLEIAGRVADFLEVGELMARDALDRDESCGCHFRADHQTPKGEALRNDEDFAYVAAWEYKGRGEKPVLHKEELEFEFVELKQRSYE